In the Phaseolus vulgaris cultivar G19833 chromosome 7, P. vulgaris v2.0, whole genome shotgun sequence genome, one interval contains:
- the LOC137827896 gene encoding serine carboxypeptidase-like, translating into MILKWNKSVEKKMGHCNGFFTLCPLLLLLTLPSLSGADLEFDFSAKIRDLNLFPSQDVNIVHHPNCHANKVVEKPLRFPNLLPSHSGVSLDNLTHSAGYYPIVHSHAARMFYFFFESRNSKKDPVVIWLTGGPGCSSELAVFYENGPFKIADNMSLVWNDYGWDKVSNLLYVDQPTGTGFSYSTDKRDIRHDEEGVSNDLYDFLQAFFAEHPEYAENDFFITGESYAGHYIPAFAARVHRGNKAKEGTHINLKGFAIGNGLTDPAIQYKAYTDYALDVGLIQKTDYDHINKLMVPACEMAIKLCGTDGTIACTASYLVCNTIFNSIMSHAGNINYYDIRKKCEGSLCYDFSNMEKFLNLKSVRDALAVGDIAFVSCSSTVYQAMLVDWMRNLEVGIPALLEDGINMLVYAGEYDLICNWLGNSKWVHAMEWSGQKEFVSSPEVPFTVDDSEAGLLKNYGPLSFLKVHDAGHMVPMDQPKASLEMLKRWTQGTLSESGDDAEKLVAEM; encoded by the exons ATGATCCTGAAGTGGAACAAAAGTGTGGAAAAGAAAATGGGGCACTGTAACGGTTTCTTCACGCTGTGCcctcttctccttcttctcaCGCTTCCTTCTCTTTCCGGCGCCGATCTCGAGTTCGATTTCTCGGCTAAGATCAGAGACCTTAACCTTTTTCCTTCACAAGATGTCAACATCGTTCACCACCCTAATTGTCACGCCAACAAAGTTGTCGAGAAACCCCTCAGATTTCCAAACTTGTTGCCTTCGCACTCTGGCGTTTCCCTCGACAATTTGACTCATTCCGCTGGTTACTATCCTATTGTCCATTCTCATGCAGCCAG GATGTTCTACTTTTTCTTTGAATCACGGAACAGTAAGAAGGATCCTGTTGTGATTTGGTTGACTGGGGGCCCTGGTTGTAGCAGTGAATTGGCTGTGTTTTatgaaaatggcccttttaaGATTGCTGACAATATGTCCCTTGTTTGGAATGATTATGGTTGGGACAAG GTGTCTAATCTTCTCTATGTTGACCAACCAACTGGAACTGGATTTAGTTACAGTACGGACAAGCGTGACATCCGTCATGATGAAGAAGGTGTGAGCAATGACTTGTATGACTTTTTACAG GCCTTCTTTGCTGAACATCCTGAGTATGCAGAGAATGACTTTTTCATTACTGGTGAATCATATGCTGGACATTATATTCCAGCTTTTGCAGCTCGAGTCCACAGGGGAAACAAAGCTAAAGAAGGAACTCATATAAACCTAAAG GGATTTGCCATTGGTAATGGACTAACTGATCCTGCGATTCAGTATAAAGCTTACACAGATTATGCACTGGACGTGGGCCTAATTCAGAAGACTGACTATGATCACATCAATAAATTGATGGTCCCAGCCTGCGAAATGGCAATAAAACTATGTG GCACTGATGGAACAATTGCATGCACGGCTTCATATCTTGTTTGTAATACGATATTCAATTCCATCATGTCACATGCTGGCAATATCAAT TATTATGACATCCGGAAGAAGTGTGAGGGGAGCCTCTGCTATGATTTTTCGAATATGGAGAAATTCTTGAACCTGAAATCTGTTCGGGATGCACTAGCAGTTGGAGATATTGCTTTTGTGTCTTGTAGTTCCACAGTTTATCAGGCAATGTTGGTGGATTGGATGAGGAATCTCGAAGTTGGTATTCCTGCCCTTCTTGAGGATGGAATCAATATGCTTGTGTATGCTGGGGAATATGATCTCATCTGCAACTGGCTTG GTAATTCAAAATGGGTTCATGCCATGGAGTGGTCAGGCCAGAAAGAATTCGTGTCCTCACCCGAAGTTCCTTTCACAGTTGATGATTCTGAAGCTGGATTATTGAAGAATTACGGACCATTAAGTTTCCTAAAG GTCCATGATGCTGGTCACATGGTGCCGATGGATCAGCCAAAGGCTTCGTTAGAAATGCTGAAGAGGTGGACTCAGGGAACCCTTTCAGAATCTGGAGATGATGCGGAGAAATTGGTTGCAGAGATGTAA